The following nucleotide sequence is from Pedococcus aerophilus.
ACAGCGCCGCCACGACATCGGCCTGCTTGAGCACCTGGAACCGGTAGATGACGAGCGGGTGGTAGTGCAGCAGCAGCGGTCGCTTGTCGGGCGGGGTCGCGGCGAGGTCCCACACCTCGCGCTCGAGGAAGTGCTGGTCCTGGGGGTGCACGCCCATCGCCTCGTCATAGGGGATGTGCATCCCCTCGGCGCAGTGCCGCCACTCCTCGATCTCGGCGTCCTCGACCTCGAGCCGGGCCATCATCCGGGCGAACTCGGCCGGCCGGCGCTCGCGCAGGATGTCCGACCACCGGGCGGCCTGGCGCAGGTTGTCGCGGGCCATGACGTTGGTGAAGAGGTTGTTGTTGACGACGGTCGTGTACTCGTCCGGGCCGGTGACGCCGTGGATGTGGAACCGAGGCTCCTTGCGCCCCAACCAGAATCCGAGGTCGGCCCACATGCGCGCGGTCTCGACGAGCACGTCGATCCCCTCGCGCATCATGAAGTCCTCGTCACCGCTGGCGCTGACGTACTTCGAGAGCGCGTAGGCGATGTCGGCGTTGATGTGGAACTGCGCGGTGCCGGCGGCGTAGTAGGCCGAGGCCTCCTCACCGTTGATGGTCCGCCACGGGAAGGCCGCCCCTGACTGGGACAGCTCGCGCGCACGACGGCGGGCGGCCGGGAGCATCTGGTAGCGGAAGCGCAGCGCCCCGCGAGCCATCCACGGCGAGGTGTAGCTGAGGAACGGCAGGACGTAGGTCTCGGTGTCCCAGAAGTAGTGCCCCTCGTACCCGGAACCGGTGACGCCCTTGGCCGGGATGCCGGCCTGCTCCACGCGACCCGAGGCCTGCGCGAGCTGGAAGAGGTTCCAGCGCACCGCCTGCTGCACGTCGGGGTGGCCGTCGACGACCACGTCCGAGTCGGCCCAGAACCGGTCCATCCAGCGCCGCTGCTCGGCGAACAGCTCGTCCACGCCGGCCTCGCGGGCTCGGTCGAGGGTGCGTCGACCGCGGTCGACCAGCTCGCGCACAGGCACCCCGCGCGACGAGTGGTATGCCGCGACCTTGGTGATCGTGATCGGCACGCCTTCCTTGGCCGTGACCCGGTAGACCTTCTTGGCCAGGTCCTCCTCGGCGTGCGCCAGCTCCTCGAACTCGTTCTCGGTGCGGATCTCGTGGTCCACGGCGACGGCGACCGTCATGCCCGAGCTGGCGCAGCGGTAGCCGAGGATGGCACGGCGCTCGCTGCACCAGTGGCTCTGCGGGAGCAGGACCCGCTCGGTGAACTTCGCCGCCTTGCGCGGGTCGAAGCCGGCACCCATCGCGGCGGACTTCACGAAGTACTCGTCCTGGCCGTCCTGGCGGTTGAGCACCTGCGAGGAGATCGCGATGGGGGCGTCGCCGTCGAGCAGGGTGACCTCGAAGGTCATCACGGCGAGGTGGCGCTGCTCGAAGGACACCATCCGGCGCGACTCGACCTTGACCCGCTTGCCCGACGGGGTGCACCAGACCAGCGACCTGCTCAGGACGCCGTCCGCGAAGTCGAGCGTGCGGTCGTAGTGCTCGAGGTCCGCGACGGACAGCAGCAGCGGCTCGTCGTCGACGTAGAGCTTGATCGTCTTGACGTCGGGGACGTTGACGATGGTCTGGCCGGTCTGCGCGAAGCCGAAGGCCTCCTCCGCGTGCCGGATCTTCCACGTCTCGTGGAAGCCGTTGATGAAGGTCCCGTGCGCGTGCGTCTCGCGCCCGTCCTCGGGGTTGCCGCGCATCCCGAGGTAGCCGTTGCCGACGGCAAAGACCGTCTCGGTGACGCCGAGGTCCTCGTTGGAGTAGTAGGACTCGGTCCAGCGCCACTCGTCGACGGGGAACCTCGTGCGGTCGACCGGGTCGGCAGCGCCCACCCGCCCCGGTGTCGCGGCGTGCCCGTCCTGCTCCGTGTCGACGTCGGTCATCGACCGATCAGCTCGTCGAGCTCGGCCACGACGACGTCGGCGCCACCGTCGAGCAGCGGCTGGGCTCCGGCGCCCCGGTCGACCCCGACGACGAGCCCGAAGTCACCGGCCCGGCCGGACTGCACGCCGGACAGGGCGTCCTCGAGCACGACCGCACGGTCCTTGGTCACGCCGAGCTGCTCCGCGGCATACAGGTAGGTGTCGGGGGCCGGCTTGCCCGGCAGCCCGGCGGCCGACGCGACCTGGCCGTCGACGACGACCTCGAAGCGGTCGGCGAGGCCGGCGGCGGCGAGCACGGCAGGAGCGTTGCGGGAGGAGGAGACGACGGCCACGGCGGTGCCGCGCTCGCGCAGGTGGTCCAGGAGGGCGACCGAAGCGGGGTAGGGGGTGACGCCCTCGTCGCGCAGGACCGCGGAGAAGGCGGCGTTCTTGCGGTTGCCGAGGCCGCAGACGGTCTCGAGCTCGGGGGCGTCCTCGGGCGTGCCGTCGGGCAGGGTGATGCCCCGGGAGGCGAGGAAGGAGCGGACCCCGTCGTAGCGCGGTTTGCCGTCGACCCAGGCGAAGTAGTCCTCGTCGGTGTACGGCTGCTGGTCGTCGTCGCGCTCGTCGAGGTAGGCGTTGAACATGACGTCCCACGCCCGCATGTGCACCTCGGCGGTGGGGGTCAGCACCCCGTCGAGGTCGAAGAGGGCAGCGTCGTAGTCGGTCCAGTCCACCGGACAAGGCTAGAGGCCGTCCGGGGCGGCGGTCGCACAGGTCCGGCACCCTCCCCGAAGTCCGCCCGGAGTCGACCCGTTCGGCCCCCGACGGACCCGCTCCTACCGGGGCAAATGGGTGCCGGCTGGCACGGCTCCGGGAGTCCTGCAGGAATTGCGGGGGCCTCCCGACGGACGTTGACTGAGAGAGTCGCCGACCTCGCGGCGACAGGACGGAAGGCTTCCCCCGCATGCAGTCCGAGATCACCCTCGTCGTCGACGGAGCCGAGCGCACCGTCGAGGTGGACCACCGCAGCACCCTGCTCGACACCCTCCGCGACCGGCTCGGGGTGACGTCGCCCAAGAAGGGGTGCGACCACGGGCAGTGCGGCTCGTGCACGGTGCTCCTCGACGGTCGTCGCCACCTCTCGTGCCTCACCCTCGCAGTGGCCCAGGACGGCGCGGAGGTCACCACCGCCGCCGGGCTCGGCGACGGGGACTCCCTGCACGCGGTGCAGGAGGCGTTCCTCGCCGAGGACGGGTTCCAGTGCGGCTACTGCACACCGGGCCAGGTCTGCTCCGCCGTCGGCATGCTCGAGGAGGCCAAGCAGGGCAACCCCAGCCACGTCACCGACGACCTCGTCGGCGACGTCGAGCTCACCGACGAGGAGATCCGCGAGCGGATGAGCGGCAACCTCTGCCGCTGCGGCGCCTACGTCAACATCGTCGCCGCGATCCGAGAGGCGGCCAAGGCATGAGGGCCCACACCTGGGAACGCGCGACCGACGCCGCCTCGGCCGTCGAGCGCGTCAGCTCCGCCCCCGACGCGCAGTTCATCGCCGCCGGGAGCAACCTCGTCGACCACCTCAAGCTCGGCATCGCTCGCCCTGACCTCCTCGTCGACGTGAGCCGCCTGCCGCTGGACCAGATCGACCACTCCGAGGCGGGCGTGCGCATCGGGGCCAACGTCCGCAACAGCGACCTCGCCGCCGACGCGGGCATCCGTCAGGGGTATGCCGTGCTGTCCCGGGCCCTGCTGTCCGGGGCTTCCGGCCAGATCCGGAACCAGGCCACCACCGCGGGAAACCTGCTGCAGCGGACGCGCTGCGTCTACTTCCAGGACGTCACGACGCCGTGCAACAAGCGCGAACCCGGTTCGGGCTGCTCGGCGCTCGAGGGGTACGGCCGCTACAACGCCATCCTCGGAGCCTCGTCCGACTGCGTCGCCGTGCACCCGTCGGACCTCGCCGTCTCGCTCGCTGCGCTCGACGCCACGGTGACGGTGCTCGGCAGCGAAGGCGAGCGGGAGGTGGCGTTCGAGGACCTGCACCGCCTCCCCGGCGACCACCCCGAGCGGGACACGACTCTGCGCCACGGCGACCTCGTCACCGGCGTCTTCGTCCCCGCGCTCCCTTCCGGCACGCGGTCGACCTACACCAAGGTCCGCGACCGGGCGTCGTACGCGTTCGCCCTCGTCTCCGTCGCGGTCGTCGTGAGGGTGGCCGACGACGGCACGCTCGACGACATCCGCATCGCCTGGGGTGGCGCCTCGCACAAGCCGTGGCGGGCCCGTCGCGCCGAGGACCTGCTGCGCGGCAAGGAGCCCAGCGCCGAGAACGTGCGGGCCGCGCTCGACGCCGAGCTGGCGGAGGCGAAGACCTCCGCCGACACGGCCTACAAGGTGCCGATGCTCCTTCGCACCACCGCGATGACGCTCGTGCAGCTGACCTCGCCGGGCTCGTCCCCGTTACCCACGTCGTCCACCACCTCGACCACCACGTCGACCGAGGAGGCCTCCGCATGAGCAGCCACGACACCGGCAGCACCCGGCCTGCGCCGACCACCGACTCCGGCGCCCTCGAGGTCGCTGCCATCGGGCAGGGCACCCGTCGAATCGAGGGCCGCCTGAAGGTGACCGGTGACGCGACGTACGCCTACGAGGCCGACGTCGAGCGACCGCTCTACCTGCACCTCGTGCAGTCGACCATCGCCAAGGGCACCGTCACCGGGATCGACAGCACCACGGCGCGCGCACTCGAGGGGGTCGTCGCGGTGCTCGACCACACCAACGCTCCACGTCTGGAGTCGACCGAGGACGCCGAATACGCTGCGCTGCAAGGTGATTCGGTGGGCTTCCGCGGGCAGGTGATCGCTGTGGTCATCGCCGAGAGCGTCGAGGCGGCCCGCGAGGGCGCCCTCCTCGTCGAGGTGACGTACGACGAGCAGGAGCACCGGGCCGACTTCGTCGCCGACGACCCCGAGCTCTACAAGCCTGAGAAGGTCAACCCTGCCTTCCCGACCGACAGCAACGTCGGCCGGATGGACCGGGCGCTGGAGAACGCCGATGTCGTCGTCGACCAGACGTACCGCACGCCGTTCGAGCACAACAGCCCGATGGAGCCGCACGCGCTGACAGCACGGTGGGACCACGAGGCGGCCGAGGGCGAGCCGGTGCTCTTCATGCATGCCTCGACCCAGGCGGTGCACGGTGTGGTCAAGACGCTGGCACCGTTGTTCGGGCTGGACGCGACCCAGGTGCACGTCGTGTCACCGTTCGTCGGTGGCGGGTTCGGCAGCAAGGGACTCCCCCACGTCCACGACGTGGTGGCCGCCCTTGCGGCGCAGACCACCGGTGGCCGTCCGGTGCGGCTGGCGCTGACCCGTCAGCAGCTCTTCGCCCTGGCGGGCTACCGCACCGCGACGATCCAGCGGTTCCAGCTCGCGGCCGACTCGACCGGTCGGCTCGTCGGCATCAACCACGAGGTCATCGAGCAGACCTCTGCCATCAAGGAGTTCGCCGAGCAGACCGCGATCGCCACGCGCCACATGTATGCCGCGCCGAACCGGCACACGTCGCACCGGCTCGCGCCGCTCGACGTCGCCGTCCCGTCGTGGATGCGGGCACCGGGCGAGATGCCGGGGATGTTCGCCCACGAGGTCGCGATGGACGAGCTCGCCGAGGCCGTCGGCGTCGACCCGGTCGAGCTGCGCATCCTCAACGAGCCGGAGACCGACCCCGAGACGGGACAGGAGTTCGGGCACCGCAAGCTCGTCGAGTGCCTGCGCGAGGGTGCGTCCCGCTTCGGCTGGGCCGACCGCGACCTGCGGCCCGGCGCCACCCGTGACGGCGACTGGCTCGTGGGCACCGGGGTCGCGGCGGCGACCTACCCCTACTACCAGCAGCCCGGCAACCGGGCCACGATCCGCGCCCTCGAGGGTGGCCGCTACGCCGTCGAGATCGGCGCTGCCGACATCGGCACCGGTGCCCTCACGGTGCTGAGCCAGATCTCGGCCGACGCCCTCGGGGTGCGCCTCGGCGACGTCGAGGTGGCCATCGCGGACAGCCGGCTCCCGGTCGCCACCGTCGCCGGCGGCTCTGCCGGCACGGCCTCGTGGGGCTCGGCCATCGTCGGCGCCTCCCGGGCGTTCCGCGAGGAGCACGGCACCTCGCCGTCGGTGGGTGACGAGACCACCGCGGGACCGGCGGGCAACCCCAACATGGGCAAGTACTCGCTGCACTCGTTCGGGGCGCAGTTCGTCGAGCTCAGGGTGAACATCTGGACCGGCGAGCTGCGGGTGGCCCGCGCCCTCGGTGTCTTCTCGGCGGGCCGGATCATCAACCCCGTCACGGCGCGGTCTCAGCTCATCGGCGGCATGACGATGGGCCTGTCGACAGGGCTGTTCGAGGAGTCGGTGCGCGACCCGCGCTTCGGCCACATCGTCACCCAGGACCTCGCGAGCTAC
It contains:
- a CDS encoding glycoside hydrolase family 65 protein; translated protein: MTDVDTEQDGHAATPGRVGAADPVDRTRFPVDEWRWTESYYSNEDLGVTETVFAVGNGYLGMRGNPEDGRETHAHGTFINGFHETWKIRHAEEAFGFAQTGQTIVNVPDVKTIKLYVDDEPLLLSVADLEHYDRTLDFADGVLSRSLVWCTPSGKRVKVESRRMVSFEQRHLAVMTFEVTLLDGDAPIAISSQVLNRQDGQDEYFVKSAAMGAGFDPRKAAKFTERVLLPQSHWCSERRAILGYRCASSGMTVAVAVDHEIRTENEFEELAHAEEDLAKKVYRVTAKEGVPITITKVAAYHSSRGVPVRELVDRGRRTLDRAREAGVDELFAEQRRWMDRFWADSDVVVDGHPDVQQAVRWNLFQLAQASGRVEQAGIPAKGVTGSGYEGHYFWDTETYVLPFLSYTSPWMARGALRFRYQMLPAARRRARELSQSGAAFPWRTINGEEASAYYAAGTAQFHINADIAYALSKYVSASGDEDFMMREGIDVLVETARMWADLGFWLGRKEPRFHIHGVTGPDEYTTVVNNNLFTNVMARDNLRQAARWSDILRERRPAEFARMMARLEVEDAEIEEWRHCAEGMHIPYDEAMGVHPQDQHFLEREVWDLAATPPDKRPLLLHYHPLVIYRFQVLKQADVVAALFLQGDLFSVEEKRADFEYYDPITTGDSTLSAVVQSIIAAEVGYQDLALRYFHDGLYVDLADLHRNAADGVHIASCGGVWNASVYGFGGMRDHNGTLTFDPRLPASWPRLEFRLRVRGNRVRVEILPDQIAFTLVEGDGLEFVVRGERVRVDPGEPTVVPLQDQGPVITRELGSMPVVGRGDEHEMVYTAGVPDPRSRKRQEDHKPT
- a CDS encoding beta-phosphoglucomutase family hydrolase, with protein sequence MDWTDYDAALFDLDGVLTPTAEVHMRAWDVMFNAYLDERDDDQQPYTDEDYFAWVDGKPRYDGVRSFLASRGITLPDGTPEDAPELETVCGLGNRKNAAFSAVLRDEGVTPYPASVALLDHLRERGTAVAVVSSSRNAPAVLAAAGLADRFEVVVDGQVASAAGLPGKPAPDTYLYAAEQLGVTKDRAVVLEDALSGVQSGRAGDFGLVVGVDRGAGAQPLLDGGADVVVAELDELIGR
- a CDS encoding 2Fe-2S iron-sulfur cluster-binding protein, whose amino-acid sequence is MQSEITLVVDGAERTVEVDHRSTLLDTLRDRLGVTSPKKGCDHGQCGSCTVLLDGRRHLSCLTLAVAQDGAEVTTAAGLGDGDSLHAVQEAFLAEDGFQCGYCTPGQVCSAVGMLEEAKQGNPSHVTDDLVGDVELTDEEIRERMSGNLCRCGAYVNIVAAIREAAKA
- a CDS encoding xanthine dehydrogenase family protein subunit M, giving the protein MRAHTWERATDAASAVERVSSAPDAQFIAAGSNLVDHLKLGIARPDLLVDVSRLPLDQIDHSEAGVRIGANVRNSDLAADAGIRQGYAVLSRALLSGASGQIRNQATTAGNLLQRTRCVYFQDVTTPCNKREPGSGCSALEGYGRYNAILGASSDCVAVHPSDLAVSLAALDATVTVLGSEGEREVAFEDLHRLPGDHPERDTTLRHGDLVTGVFVPALPSGTRSTYTKVRDRASYAFALVSVAVVVRVADDGTLDDIRIAWGGASHKPWRARRAEDLLRGKEPSAENVRAALDAELAEAKTSADTAYKVPMLLRTTAMTLVQLTSPGSSPLPTSSTTSTTTSTEEASA
- a CDS encoding xanthine dehydrogenase family protein molybdopterin-binding subunit; its protein translation is MSSHDTGSTRPAPTTDSGALEVAAIGQGTRRIEGRLKVTGDATYAYEADVERPLYLHLVQSTIAKGTVTGIDSTTARALEGVVAVLDHTNAPRLESTEDAEYAALQGDSVGFRGQVIAVVIAESVEAAREGALLVEVTYDEQEHRADFVADDPELYKPEKVNPAFPTDSNVGRMDRALENADVVVDQTYRTPFEHNSPMEPHALTARWDHEAAEGEPVLFMHASTQAVHGVVKTLAPLFGLDATQVHVVSPFVGGGFGSKGLPHVHDVVAALAAQTTGGRPVRLALTRQQLFALAGYRTATIQRFQLAADSTGRLVGINHEVIEQTSAIKEFAEQTAIATRHMYAAPNRHTSHRLAPLDVAVPSWMRAPGEMPGMFAHEVAMDELAEAVGVDPVELRILNEPETDPETGQEFGHRKLVECLREGASRFGWADRDLRPGATRDGDWLVGTGVAAATYPYYQQPGNRATIRALEGGRYAVEIGAADIGTGALTVLSQISADALGVRLGDVEVAIADSRLPVATVAGGSAGTASWGSAIVGASRAFREEHGTSPSVGDETTAGPAGNPNMGKYSLHSFGAQFVELRVNIWTGELRVARALGVFSAGRIINPVTARSQLIGGMTMGLSTGLFEESVRDPRFGHIVTQDLASYHVASHADIPEIEAVWLDETDPLTNPMGSRGIGEIGIVGAAAAVANAAWHATGVRVRDIPLTADKFLDLSPELPALKGHPAAAFA